A genomic segment from Truepera sp. encodes:
- the lepA gene encoding translation elongation factor 4, with protein MEIRNFSIIAHVDHGKSTLADRILELTQSVSERGRRDQMLDSLELERERGITIKATPMRLFYTADDGVTYQFNLIDTPGHVDFNYEVSRALRACEGVLLVIDAAQGVEAQTIQNAYLASDNGLEILPVINKIDLPAADVPAAIEELEDIIGVPGDHAVAVSAKTGENVRAVLEGVVAHLPAPKGDPNAPLRALVFDAVYDAYQGVIAFIRVFDGTIKPKDQVLIYSTQNVVEVDKVGFFRPEPTVAAQLGVGEVGWFTAGIKEISETQIGETITSAERPIKQPIPGFKPAMPVVFSGLYPTDTEDYRRLREALEKLRLNDAAFSFEPETSEALGFGFRCGFLGLLHADIVQSRLEREFDLSLIATAPGVVYKVVTTDGQAFDVQNPSELPTPDRLESISEPFVNLSVFLPEEYVGPAMGLLQEKRGEMKDIVYHGHRVELRYEVPFGEILYDFHDRLKSLSRGYASMDYQFLGYREGDLVKIDVLVNEERVDALSIIAHVDKAYEVGRKMVDRMAEVIPRQMFPIPVQAAIGGKILARATVKAFRKDVLAKCYGGDITRKKKLLEKQKKGKARMKQIGTVEVPQEAFLAVLSTEE; from the coding sequence GTGGAGATCCGTAACTTCTCGATCATCGCGCACGTCGACCACGGCAAGTCGACGCTGGCGGATCGTATCCTCGAACTCACCCAGAGCGTCTCCGAGCGCGGCCGCCGTGATCAGATGCTCGACTCCCTCGAGTTGGAGCGTGAGCGCGGCATCACCATCAAGGCGACCCCCATGCGCCTGTTCTATACGGCCGACGACGGCGTCACCTATCAGTTCAACCTCATCGACACGCCGGGTCACGTCGACTTCAACTACGAGGTCTCCCGCGCCCTGAGGGCCTGCGAGGGCGTCTTGCTGGTGATAGACGCCGCGCAGGGCGTGGAGGCGCAGACCATCCAGAACGCCTACCTCGCCTCAGACAACGGCCTGGAGATCCTGCCCGTCATCAACAAGATCGACCTGCCGGCCGCCGACGTGCCGGCGGCGATAGAGGAACTAGAGGACATCATCGGCGTGCCCGGCGACCACGCCGTGGCCGTCTCGGCCAAGACGGGCGAGAACGTCCGGGCCGTGCTCGAGGGCGTGGTGGCCCACCTTCCCGCGCCTAAGGGCGACCCCAACGCGCCACTTAGGGCCCTGGTCTTCGACGCGGTGTACGACGCCTACCAGGGCGTCATCGCGTTCATCAGGGTGTTCGATGGCACCATCAAGCCCAAGGACCAAGTGCTCATCTACTCGACCCAGAACGTCGTGGAGGTCGACAAGGTCGGCTTCTTCAGACCCGAACCCACGGTGGCGGCGCAACTTGGCGTGGGCGAGGTGGGCTGGTTCACCGCCGGCATCAAGGAGATCTCCGAGACGCAGATCGGGGAGACCATCACCAGCGCCGAACGGCCAATCAAGCAGCCCATCCCCGGCTTCAAACCCGCCATGCCGGTCGTGTTCTCGGGCCTCTACCCGACGGACACCGAGGATTACCGGCGACTCCGCGAGGCGCTCGAGAAGCTGCGCCTCAACGACGCCGCCTTCTCGTTCGAGCCGGAGACGTCCGAGGCACTCGGCTTCGGCTTCCGCTGCGGCTTCCTGGGCCTGCTGCACGCCGACATCGTCCAGTCGCGCCTGGAGCGCGAGTTCGACCTCTCCCTCATAGCTACCGCGCCCGGGGTCGTCTACAAGGTGGTCACCACCGACGGCCAGGCTTTCGACGTGCAGAACCCAAGCGAGCTGCCCACGCCCGACCGGCTCGAGTCGATCTCGGAACCCTTCGTGAACCTGTCGGTGTTCCTGCCGGAGGAGTACGTGGGGCCCGCGATGGGCCTGCTCCAGGAGAAGCGCGGCGAGATGAAGGACATCGTCTACCACGGGCACCGTGTCGAGCTCAGGTACGAGGTGCCGTTCGGCGAGATCCTCTACGACTTCCACGACCGCCTCAAGTCGTTGTCGCGCGGTTACGCCTCGATGGACTACCAGTTCCTCGGCTACCGCGAGGGCGACCTGGTGAAGATCGACGTGCTGGTGAACGAGGAGCGGGTGGACGCCCTCTCCATCATCGCCCACGTCGACAAGGCGTACGAGGTCGGCCGGAAGATGGTCGACCGCATGGCCGAGGTCATTCCCCGCCAGATGTTCCCCATCCCGGTGCAGGCGGCCATCGGGGGCAAGATCCTCGCGCGTGCGACGGTGAAAGCCTTCCGCAAGGACGTGCTGGCGAAGTGCTACGGTGGCGACATAACCCGCAAGAAGAAGCTTCTCGAGAAGCAGAAGAAAGGCAAGGCCCGCATGAAGCAGATCGGCACGGTCGAGGTGCCGCAGGAGGCCTTCCTGGCGGTGCTGAGCACGGAGGAGTGA
- a CDS encoding HAMP domain-containing sensor histidine kinase translates to MTSRSAGSTGVSEQEPARRRGGPLRLRLQVALVIALLSALPNVILVVTALLPVYRGPGGAAGAVLGWPVVLWLVGVVVLSALVGYVLSGQLLAPLIRAAREVEALPRAASRLAAARVPLSPDDPPEVVALKRSFNTLLAQVELQESRRNAFTAALMHDLKTPLIAANNLLTVVRDDDALPRASRVELVARIGSEMEALIDLVQKLVDAHRLERADVPLAPRDTSLLELAEVVMQRLAPLAAERGIECTVTGDGRARVDLREAERALYNLFSNAVRYARTSIHIEVFNAMVRVQDDGPGLPAPLEKLAQPFVGRNVEIAGKEYASGTGGLGLFIARRVLEAHGGRLVCEATGSSGTALLAYFGG, encoded by the coding sequence TTGACTAGCAGGTCGGCCGGCAGTACCGGCGTTTCCGAGCAAGAGCCGGCGCGGCGGCGCGGCGGACCGCTCAGGCTGCGCCTGCAGGTCGCCCTAGTGATCGCGCTACTATCCGCTCTGCCCAACGTGATCCTGGTGGTCACGGCACTATTGCCCGTTTACCGCGGTCCAGGTGGCGCCGCGGGCGCGGTGCTCGGGTGGCCGGTCGTGCTCTGGTTGGTGGGAGTCGTGGTGCTCTCGGCGCTAGTCGGCTACGTGCTCTCCGGCCAACTGCTGGCACCGCTCATCCGCGCCGCGCGTGAAGTGGAAGCGCTGCCGCGCGCCGCCTCGCGGCTCGCTGCCGCGCGCGTTCCGCTGAGCCCGGACGACCCTCCCGAGGTCGTCGCCCTCAAACGCTCCTTCAACACCCTCCTTGCCCAAGTGGAGCTGCAGGAGAGCCGGCGCAACGCCTTCACGGCCGCCCTCATGCACGACCTGAAGACGCCCCTCATAGCCGCCAACAACCTCCTTACGGTCGTGCGCGACGACGACGCGCTCCCACGTGCCAGCAGGGTAGAGCTGGTGGCGCGCATCGGCAGCGAGATGGAGGCGCTTATCGACCTCGTGCAGAAGCTGGTGGACGCTCACCGGCTCGAGCGTGCCGACGTGCCGCTCGCGCCCCGCGACACGAGCCTTCTCGAGCTCGCCGAGGTCGTGATGCAACGCCTCGCTCCCCTCGCGGCGGAGCGAGGGATAGAGTGCACGGTGACCGGCGACGGGCGCGCACGCGTGGACCTGCGCGAAGCCGAGCGGGCACTCTACAACCTCTTCAGCAACGCCGTGCGTTATGCGCGCACGAGCATTCACATCGAGGTCTTCAACGCCATGGTGAGGGTGCAAGATGACGGTCCCGGACTCCCCGCACCACTCGAGAAGCTGGCCCAGCCGTTCGTTGGCCGCAACGTCGAGATAGCCGGCAAGGAGTACGCCAGCGGCACGGGCGGGCTGGGGCTCTTCATAGCCAGGCGGGTGCTCGAGGCTCACGGGGGCCGGCTCGTGTGCGAGGCCACTGGCAGCAGCGGCACGGCCCTGCTGGCCTACTTCGGCGGCTGA
- a CDS encoding response regulator transcription factor encodes MVDRSNGAEGDAANAPLRVLIADDHPLFRMGLALALKADGFEVVAEAENGRQAVERARHAGVDVVVLDVRMPELDGIDACTIITSAADAPVVVMLTTFEEPAVVLAARAAGATAYLSKETSPRELARMLRQILADPERDWLPEVSVPELTPREAEALAALARGLSNKAIAAELGISPETVKDYLENVYRKLDVRDRVSAVRRAAELGLVAG; translated from the coding sequence ATGGTCGACCGATCGAACGGTGCCGAGGGTGACGCGGCCAACGCTCCCTTGCGCGTCCTCATAGCCGACGACCACCCGCTCTTTCGCATGGGGTTGGCCCTGGCGCTGAAGGCGGATGGGTTCGAGGTGGTGGCCGAGGCCGAGAACGGCCGCCAGGCCGTGGAGCGTGCCAGGCACGCGGGCGTGGACGTCGTGGTGCTCGACGTCCGCATGCCCGAGCTCGATGGCATAGACGCGTGCACCATCATCACCAGCGCGGCCGACGCGCCGGTGGTCGTCATGCTCACCACGTTCGAGGAACCGGCGGTAGTGTTGGCGGCGCGGGCGGCGGGGGCCACCGCCTACCTGTCCAAGGAGACGAGCCCGCGAGAACTCGCCCGCATGCTGCGCCAGATCCTCGCCGACCCCGAGCGCGACTGGCTGCCCGAGGTGTCGGTGCCAGAACTGACGCCGCGAGAGGCGGAGGCGCTGGCCGCCCTGGCCCGCGGCCTCAGCAACAAGGCCATAGCCGCGGAGCTCGGCATCAGCCCCGAGACCGTAAAGGACTACCTCGAGAACGTCTACCGCAAGCTGGACGTCCGTGACCGGGTGAGCGCTGTGAGGCGCGCCGCCGAACTCGGGCTGGTTGCCGGCTGA
- a CDS encoding GspH/FimT family protein: MGRTPTSTPGRRPRAPRSGLVLLELIVALALLAILASLAYAFGRPSHSARAARSVRAAILWARTEAMWRGLPVSIIELPDRSGFVVSAASDRERPCESGTELTRVRLSEHPGVRLVAGLPRGLVWLPTGSGRSCNGGGVISGTIELTDGRAGARVIVSALGRVRLEAP; this comes from the coding sequence ATGGGCCGAACGCCAACCTCCACCCCCGGGCGCAGGCCACGCGCGCCCCGCTCGGGGCTGGTCCTGCTCGAACTGATCGTCGCCCTCGCCCTCTTGGCCATCCTGGCCTCCCTGGCGTACGCCTTCGGCCGGCCGAGCCACTCGGCGAGGGCCGCCCGCAGCGTCCGGGCCGCCATCTTGTGGGCGCGCACCGAGGCCATGTGGCGCGGCCTGCCCGTCAGCATCATCGAGCTACCGGACCGCTCGGGCTTCGTGGTCAGCGCCGCCTCCGACCGGGAGAGGCCCTGCGAAAGCGGCACGGAGCTTACTCGCGTGCGGCTATCGGAGCATCCGGGCGTGCGCCTGGTCGCGGGCCTGCCACGCGGCCTCGTTTGGTTGCCCACCGGGTCGGGCAGGAGTTGCAACGGAGGCGGGGTGATATCGGGCACCATCGAACTCACCGACGGTCGCGCCGGCGCCAGGGTGATCGTCTCGGCGCTCGGGCGCGTGCGGCTGGAGGCGCCGTGA
- a CDS encoding prepilin-type N-terminal cleavage/methylation domain-containing protein, which produces MRSGFTLVEVLVALAILAAVGGALAGLQQATLKAQRASDALHSAAAMASSELVLQRVAASAQGGACLTPPPNPDFACEVERTCVPGALGPCSAVALTVRVSRPLGPAYVVRSATFPSLERTP; this is translated from the coding sequence GTGAGGTCCGGCTTCACGCTGGTGGAGGTGCTCGTGGCGCTGGCCATCCTGGCTGCGGTTGGGGGCGCGCTGGCGGGGTTACAGCAGGCGACCCTCAAGGCGCAGCGCGCTTCCGACGCTCTGCACTCAGCGGCCGCCATGGCGTCCAGCGAGCTCGTCCTCCAGCGCGTCGCGGCTTCCGCACAGGGTGGGGCGTGCCTGACGCCGCCGCCCAACCCCGACTTCGCCTGCGAAGTGGAGCGCACCTGCGTACCCGGCGCGCTCGGTCCTTGCTCCGCCGTAGCGTTGACGGTACGCGTCTCGCGGCCGCTCGGCCCCGCGTACGTGGTTCGCTCCGCCACGTTCCCCAGTTTGGAGCGCACCCCGTGA
- a CDS encoding prepilin-type N-terminal cleavage/methylation domain-containing protein, which yields MSGRGGFTLVELLVALAVGGILFGLLGPSLAAGRKYSAELEAKADTNTALRLAAELLSEELRLAGSVPWPVPVGLPGVEPDPLAWLAPALTLTARGPGHAIGMRAVDHRGAAGLVPRDLTFEVGTDARGEAQLYRRPSGASKQPLVEQVEALRVAWVIDAAGVRLPPYAADGSRLAALGVEVVVADVVREFVVELPSRPLVSVGALP from the coding sequence GTGAGTGGGCGAGGCGGCTTCACGCTGGTCGAACTGCTGGTGGCACTCGCCGTGGGCGGTATTCTCTTCGGCTTGCTCGGGCCGTCGTTGGCCGCGGGCAGGAAGTACTCCGCCGAGCTGGAAGCCAAGGCCGACACCAACACCGCGCTGCGCCTCGCCGCCGAGCTCCTGAGCGAGGAGTTGCGCCTGGCCGGCAGCGTGCCGTGGCCAGTGCCCGTAGGCCTGCCCGGAGTGGAGCCGGACCCCCTGGCTTGGCTTGCGCCGGCCCTCACCTTGACGGCGCGAGGGCCGGGCCACGCGATCGGCATGCGGGCGGTGGATCACCGCGGCGCCGCCGGCCTGGTCCCGCGCGACCTCACCTTCGAGGTCGGCACCGACGCGCGGGGCGAGGCGCAGCTCTACCGGCGGCCGAGCGGCGCCAGCAAGCAACCGCTCGTCGAGCAGGTGGAGGCCCTACGCGTGGCTTGGGTGATCGATGCGGCAGGCGTGCGCCTGCCACCTTACGCCGCCGACGGTTCGCGGCTGGCGGCGCTCGGGGTGGAGGTCGTGGTCGCCGACGTAGTACGGGAGTTCGTCGTCGAGCTGCCGTCGCGGCCCCTCGTCAGCGTCGGGGCCTTGCCGTGA
- the scpB gene encoding SMC-Scp complex subunit ScpB, with protein sequence MTSTQDTTRALLCAALLASGRPVAGRELESLLGVSADAVEREVAALRTTLAEAGLGIVVEHVAGGYRLVVDSVLVPALATLLSPAPLPRLSQAALETLALVAYHQPVTRGELEAARGASCSSTLETLQERELIKIVGQREVVGRPMLYATTERFLLEFGLASLADLPPMESDQAANFLRG encoded by the coding sequence GTGACGAGCACCCAAGACACGACCCGGGCACTCCTTTGCGCCGCGCTCCTGGCCAGTGGCCGGCCGGTCGCCGGGAGGGAACTCGAGTCCTTGCTCGGCGTCAGCGCGGACGCCGTCGAGCGTGAGGTGGCAGCGCTGCGGACCACGTTGGCCGAGGCCGGGCTGGGGATAGTCGTGGAGCACGTCGCGGGAGGCTATCGCCTCGTCGTCGACTCCGTGCTGGTCCCCGCGCTTGCCACGCTGCTGTCGCCGGCGCCGCTGCCGCGGCTCAGCCAGGCTGCCCTCGAAACTCTCGCCCTCGTGGCGTACCACCAGCCCGTGACGCGAGGGGAGTTGGAGGCCGCCAGGGGCGCGTCTTGCTCCTCGACGCTGGAGACGCTCCAGGAGCGCGAACTCATCAAGATCGTCGGCCAGCGCGAGGTGGTCGGGCGGCCCATGCTCTACGCCACCACCGAGCGGTTCCTGCTCGAGTTCGGCCTGGCTTCGCTGGCGGACCTACCGCCCATGGAGAGCGATCAGGCGGCCAACTTCCTTCGAGGTTGA
- the aroQ gene encoding type II 3-dehydroquinate dehydratase: MILVLNGPNLNLLGSREPDVYGSFTLEDVDRSCRQAASELGTSATCRQSNHEGQLIDWLHGARADGATGIVLNPGGYTHTSVALRDAIKAIDLPVVEVHLSNTAAREEFRHRSLVAAACAGSIIGLGLAGYRLAVRFLAELEPGAA; encoded by the coding sequence GTGATCCTCGTACTCAACGGACCCAACCTGAACCTGCTCGGAAGCCGCGAGCCCGACGTCTACGGCAGCTTCACTCTGGAGGACGTGGACCGCTCGTGCCGGCAGGCCGCCTCCGAGCTGGGGACGTCGGCCACGTGCCGGCAGAGCAACCACGAGGGCCAGCTCATCGACTGGCTCCACGGCGCGCGCGCCGACGGGGCGACCGGCATCGTCTTGAACCCCGGCGGCTACACGCACACCAGCGTCGCCCTGCGCGACGCGATCAAGGCCATCGACCTTCCGGTCGTCGAGGTCCACCTGAGCAACACCGCGGCGCGCGAGGAGTTCCGCCACCGCAGCCTCGTGGCGGCCGCGTGTGCGGGCAGCATAATCGGGCTGGGCTTGGCCGGCTACCGCCTGGCCGTCCGCTTCCTCGCAGAGCTGGAGCCCGGCGCGGCCTGA
- the aroB gene encoding 3-dehydroquinate synthase, translating to MQVAVEPPYSVTVGPGLLQELLPEAVVQERVALITDENVGRAHGQRVVDALTAAGKSVQLLVVPAGEGSKSLALYSSLLQDLAAAGLPRDGAVIALGGGVVGDLGGFVAATYMRGVAFYQAPTSLLAMVDASVGGKTGLDLPQGKNLVGAFWQPRAVVADVATLRTLPLREFQQGTVEAFKHGLLAAPDLLGALGRGWAPDAPVERLTDVVARSAAVKAAVVASDEREHGARAHLNLGHTLAHALEAASGHALAHGDAVAYGLVYAALVGRGRGYADLVERTLEFLRWVAPAPLPRTDFATLSAFMRRDKKALGGQLRMVLLENVGRPVIVSDLSDLELEAAWAQLEADL from the coding sequence GTGCAGGTCGCGGTCGAGCCGCCCTATTCCGTCACCGTCGGCCCTGGTCTGTTGCAGGAGTTGCTGCCGGAGGCCGTCGTTCAGGAGCGCGTCGCGCTCATCACCGACGAGAACGTCGGCCGCGCCCACGGCCAGCGGGTCGTCGACGCCCTTACGGCGGCGGGCAAGTCCGTGCAGCTCCTCGTGGTGCCAGCCGGTGAGGGAAGCAAGTCGTTGGCACTCTACTCGTCGCTGCTACAGGACCTGGCCGCGGCCGGACTGCCTCGCGACGGCGCCGTCATCGCGTTGGGTGGCGGGGTCGTGGGCGACCTTGGCGGGTTCGTCGCCGCAACCTACATGCGCGGCGTCGCCTTCTACCAGGCCCCCACGTCGCTGTTGGCGATGGTCGACGCCAGCGTGGGCGGGAAGACCGGACTCGACCTGCCACAAGGCAAGAACCTCGTCGGGGCGTTCTGGCAACCTCGGGCGGTGGTGGCGGACGTCGCGACCCTGCGCACCCTCCCCCTGCGCGAGTTCCAACAGGGCACGGTGGAGGCCTTCAAGCACGGGCTGCTTGCCGCTCCCGACCTCCTGGGCGCCCTGGGGCGGGGCTGGGCGCCGGACGCGCCCGTAGAGCGCCTGACGGACGTGGTGGCGCGCTCGGCCGCGGTCAAGGCGGCCGTGGTCGCCAGCGACGAGCGCGAGCATGGTGCGCGCGCGCACCTCAACCTGGGCCACACGCTGGCCCACGCCCTGGAAGCTGCCAGCGGGCACGCCCTTGCACACGGCGACGCCGTGGCGTACGGCCTCGTCTACGCCGCCCTGGTGGGCCGCGGACGCGGTTACGCAGACCTGGTGGAACGCACGCTGGAGTTCTTGCGCTGGGTGGCTCCTGCTCCCCTGCCCCGCACGGACTTCGCCACCCTGTCGGCGTTCATGAGACGCGACAAGAAGGCGCTTGGCGGCCAACTGCGCATGGTGCTCCTCGAGAACGTGGGCCGACCCGTGATCGTCTCCGACCTTAGTGACTTAGAACTCGAGGCCGCCTGGGCCCAACTGGAGGCAGACCTGTGA
- a CDS encoding shikimate kinase, producing MSPRHRHLPPERVVTWLAMAGFMGTGKSRIGWELSRRLQLTFIDTDRVIERVSCLRIADLFELYGEAVFRDYETEVVRRSVRLDEVVVSTGGGTVVRPENRAMLRARGPVIVLTASAETVLRRTRRHRRVLLEHEDPLARITELMAARAEAYDEVASFKVSTDGRPSTEVVEEIVERLVAWKQDQDAAAGHDDGGRA from the coding sequence ATGTCTCCCCGCCACCGTCACCTCCCACCCGAGCGGGTGGTCACTTGGTTGGCCATGGCCGGGTTCATGGGTACCGGCAAGAGCCGCATCGGCTGGGAGCTATCGCGGCGACTACAGTTGACCTTCATCGACACCGACCGCGTCATCGAGCGCGTGAGTTGCCTGCGCATCGCGGACCTCTTCGAGCTGTACGGGGAGGCCGTCTTCCGCGACTACGAGACGGAGGTCGTGCGCCGCTCCGTCAGGCTGGACGAGGTCGTGGTGTCGACGGGAGGCGGCACGGTCGTGAGGCCCGAGAACCGCGCCATGCTCCGCGCGCGCGGACCGGTGATCGTCCTCACGGCCAGCGCCGAGACCGTCCTGCGCCGCACGCGCCGCCACCGCCGCGTGCTGCTGGAGCACGAGGACCCACTCGCGCGTATAACCGAGCTCATGGCCGCGCGCGCCGAGGCCTACGACGAGGTGGCCTCCTTCAAGGTCTCGACGGACGGTCGCCCGTCCACGGAGGTCGTCGAGGAGATCGTAGAGCGGCTGGTGGCCTGGAAACAAGACCAGGACGCGGCGGCCGGCCATGACGATGGGGGCCGCGCATGA
- the aroC gene encoding chorismate synthase codes for MLRYLSAGESHGPALTVLLDGVPAGLPLVAAEHIDPWLRRRQGGYGRGQRMIIEQDRATFKGGVRAGRTTGAPLAMEILNRDWANWQDVMAPEPGNEPRKRALTQPRPGHADLSGGIKYGHKDLRDVLERASARETASRVAAGAVAIRLLEELGIDACARVMSLGGVDCSGDMDWDRLSDLDASPLRSFDSGAEERIIDLIDAAKERGDTLGGVVEARFRGVPVGLGSFTQWDRKLDGRLAQAVMSIHAIKGMEIGEGWRAATIPGSQVHDAIVGGAERYGRASNRSGGLEGGMSNGEELVVRAAMKPIATLMRPLATVDVVTHEVADAARERSDVTAVPAASIVVLAMAALTLANAVMEKFGGDTLSELSERMSAHRAYAAAF; via the coding sequence ATGCTCAGGTACTTAAGCGCCGGTGAGTCACACGGCCCCGCCTTGACGGTCCTCCTCGACGGCGTCCCGGCCGGCCTTCCCCTCGTGGCCGCGGAACACATCGACCCCTGGTTGCGGCGCCGCCAGGGCGGCTATGGCCGCGGGCAACGCATGATCATCGAGCAGGACCGCGCCACCTTCAAGGGCGGTGTGCGCGCCGGCCGCACCACGGGCGCGCCCCTCGCCATGGAGATCCTCAACCGCGACTGGGCCAACTGGCAAGACGTCATGGCGCCCGAGCCGGGCAACGAGCCACGCAAGCGCGCCCTCACGCAACCCCGCCCGGGGCATGCGGACTTATCGGGCGGCATCAAGTACGGCCACAAGGACCTGCGCGACGTGCTCGAGCGGGCGTCCGCGCGTGAGACCGCGTCTCGCGTGGCCGCCGGCGCGGTGGCCATACGGCTGCTGGAGGAGCTCGGCATAGACGCCTGCGCCCGCGTCATGAGCCTTGGCGGCGTCGACTGCAGCGGTGACATGGACTGGGACCGCCTGTCCGACCTGGACGCCAGCCCGCTGCGCTCGTTCGACTCGGGCGCCGAGGAGCGCATCATCGACCTGATCGACGCCGCCAAGGAGCGCGGGGACACGCTGGGCGGGGTGGTGGAGGCCCGGTTCCGAGGCGTCCCCGTGGGCCTCGGCAGCTTCACCCAGTGGGACCGCAAGCTGGATGGCCGGTTGGCGCAGGCGGTCATGAGCATCCACGCCATCAAGGGCATGGAGATCGGTGAAGGTTGGCGCGCCGCCACCATCCCAGGCAGCCAGGTGCACGACGCCATCGTGGGCGGCGCCGAACGTTACGGCCGCGCCTCCAACCGCTCGGGCGGCCTGGAGGGCGGCATGAGCAACGGCGAGGAGCTCGTCGTGCGCGCCGCCATGAAGCCGATCGCCACCCTCATGCGACCGTTGGCAACGGTCGACGTGGTGACTCACGAGGTCGCCGACGCCGCCCGCGAACGCTCGGACGTCACGGCCGTGCCGGCCGCCTCCATCGTGGTGCTCGCCATGGCCGCGCTCACGCTCGCCAACGCCGTCATGGAGAAGTTCGGCGGCGATACCCTGAGCGAGCTCAGCGAGCGCATGAGCGCCCACCGCGCCTACGCGGCGGCTTTCTGA
- a CDS encoding secretin N-terminal domain-containing protein, translated as MKRTFLLLTLLATLAIATAQGTLTPLPDDARYDAPVEFSTGTNGEQLSVMITALAKAIGLTAVTDDVPDSTIVYDIGDPKPFRQVWNLVLTLNDLDYVLLDNDLVVVGPPASVNKLRAPATAEAVGEAPAPAEAPAAVPTEQRFYRVNSDPAQVVQILTQAIPGLDAQGLPGVNSVMVVGTEAEHDRVTRLLEQFDTAAEQVQLEQRTYFLNNAVATDLATVLQSTNLVTTAADGTSAPTAEFTVVAEPRANALIVTGSRAVQARFAELIPQLDEARKQVNVQVRIQEVAHSITYDLGLDLTGGFGQLSASILDTGLNFIFDTAAAVSSFNISAVLDALETQGLSRRVDDGNVTVLDNQKGRIQSGGTIFISIPGASENIEREIPYGVQLDITPRVANDGSVTLTIEAKVEDVLSKTNDPSFLNLSNRSVTSTINLKPGQTALLGGLMQNQLTLTKKRVPLLGYIPVIGELFGSTTSEDTTTDLLLIVTAQVVD; from the coding sequence ATGAAGCGAACCTTCCTCCTTCTTACCCTCCTCGCGACTCTGGCGATCGCGACAGCACAGGGAACCCTTACGCCCCTGCCGGACGACGCGCGCTACGACGCGCCGGTGGAGTTCAGCACGGGCACCAACGGCGAGCAACTGTCGGTCATGATCACGGCGTTGGCCAAGGCCATCGGGCTCACGGCCGTGACCGACGACGTGCCCGACTCGACCATCGTCTACGACATAGGCGATCCGAAGCCCTTCCGCCAGGTGTGGAACCTCGTCCTCACCCTCAACGACCTCGATTACGTCCTCCTCGACAACGACCTCGTGGTCGTGGGGCCGCCCGCGTCCGTCAACAAGCTGCGGGCCCCGGCGACCGCCGAGGCCGTGGGCGAGGCGCCTGCCCCGGCGGAGGCCCCCGCGGCCGTCCCCACGGAGCAGCGTTTCTACCGCGTCAACTCCGACCCGGCGCAGGTCGTCCAGATCCTGACGCAGGCGATCCCGGGCCTCGACGCCCAGGGCCTGCCCGGAGTCAACAGCGTGATGGTGGTCGGCACCGAGGCCGAGCATGACCGCGTGACCAGGCTCCTCGAGCAGTTCGACACGGCGGCCGAGCAGGTGCAGCTGGAGCAGCGCACCTACTTCCTCAACAACGCGGTCGCGACCGACCTGGCCACCGTCTTGCAATCGACCAACCTGGTGACTACCGCCGCCGACGGCACCAGCGCCCCCACAGCAGAGTTCACCGTAGTGGCGGAGCCCCGCGCCAACGCCCTGATAGTCACGGGCTCGCGCGCGGTGCAGGCGCGCTTCGCGGAACTGATCCCGCAGCTCGACGAGGCCCGTAAGCAGGTCAACGTCCAGGTGCGCATCCAGGAAGTCGCGCACAGCATCACCTACGACCTGGGACTCGACCTCACGGGTGGCTTCGGCCAGCTGTCGGCGAGCATCCTCGACACCGGCCTGAACTTCATCTTCGACACTGCCGCGGCAGTCTCCTCCTTCAACATCTCGGCGGTGCTCGACGCCCTCGAGACACAGGGCCTCTCGCGGCGCGTGGACGACGGCAACGTGACGGTCCTCGACAACCAGAAGGGGCGCATCCAATCGGGCGGCACCATCTTCATCAGCATCCCGGGCGCCAGCGAGAACATCGAGCGCGAGATCCCCTACGGCGTGCAGCTCGACATCACTCCGAGAGTGGCCAACGACGGCAGCGTCACGCTGACCATCGAGGCGAAGGTCGAGGACGTGCTCTCCAAGACCAACGACCCGAGCTTCCTCAACCTCTCGAACCGCTCCGTCACCTCGACCATCAACCTGAAGCCAGGGCAAACGGCGCTGCTGGGCGGCCTCATGCAGAACCAGCTCACGCTCACGAAGAAGCGCGTCCCGCTGCTCGGCTACATCCCGGTCATCGGCGAGCTCTTCGGCTCCACCACTTCCGAGGACACGACCACCGACCTGCTCCTGATCGTCACCGCGCAGGTGGTCGACTGA